One genomic window of Polyangium aurulentum includes the following:
- a CDS encoding TauD/TfdA family dioxygenase: protein MQCTYISALSFADYGSHPECDVALRSAYTALLEKNGYVHVTEVPDGFEHSRFLAGFGDFYPGPSGKLIDDIIAEPGMDDVYYGANRRALMPHTEGYEFDGLPPRYLALWCIVPPVGGGGETTLLDAYPLIEALRVEERNYLETQPFDWQASEGLRRRGLGQRSSHPILETIDGITLLRFSYNNILLLPGAVEPVASFLNRTKQVFDAEHITIKYQRNDLLHFDNWRMLHSRTEFEDAARHLKRVQIRYRG, encoded by the coding sequence ATGCAATGCACTTACATCAGCGCACTATCCTTTGCTGATTACGGCAGTCATCCGGAGTGCGACGTGGCGCTCCGCTCGGCTTACACGGCACTCCTCGAGAAGAATGGCTACGTCCATGTCACAGAGGTCCCGGACGGCTTCGAGCATTCGCGATTCCTGGCGGGCTTTGGCGACTTCTACCCGGGTCCCTCCGGCAAGCTGATCGACGACATCATTGCCGAGCCCGGCATGGACGATGTTTACTACGGAGCGAACCGGCGGGCGCTCATGCCGCATACCGAGGGGTACGAGTTCGACGGGCTTCCGCCCAGGTATCTTGCGCTGTGGTGTATCGTCCCGCCGGTGGGGGGAGGCGGCGAAACGACCCTCCTCGATGCCTACCCTTTGATCGAGGCCCTGCGCGTGGAGGAGCGAAATTACCTCGAGACACAGCCGTTCGATTGGCAAGCGAGCGAGGGCCTGCGACGTCGCGGGCTGGGTCAACGCTCGTCGCATCCGATCCTGGAGACCATCGACGGGATCACCCTCTTGCGATTCTCGTACAACAACATCCTCCTCCTCCCCGGGGCCGTCGAGCCGGTCGCCTCGTTCCTGAACCGCACGAAGCAGGTCTTCGACGCGGAGCACATCACCATCAAATACCAACGAAACGACCTGCTCCATTTCGACAACTGGCGGATGTTGCACTCGCGAACGGAATTCGAGGATG
- a CDS encoding ATP-grasp domain-containing protein, with protein MKKILMVGMHDGYASMFRNDRDLELYVLEEEALYKKNSAAYESYKPAGILLTKYQQSDDFRAAALQWHREIGFDAVAPAWEYGVHASGVLAETFGLRSPGRRALEACTDKLVLREMLSSTSIRQPRWARVSSVDDVARFHRGTPIILKPSNRHASVGVIRVDDAAHIADAWQECVTANESRTVADRPRAVELMVEEFVPGYQVSVETLVRDRKVVFDNVCLMLTAGGPYFPILSVTVPAPIPSHEYEAAVAASHSLVASLEVENGMIHSEWKVCDSHPYLIESAARVPGAFTPELAEKAYGGFNMYRAQVRNLAGLDPLLPGPERSIASVRWFHPPSGKLKAIHGADALEADPAVFLRRIKIAQGDEVPVCRDGWHRIGYFAAHAPTKRELDATVSRILETVVFDMEPSANS; from the coding sequence GTGAAAAAGATCCTCATGGTTGGCATGCATGACGGCTATGCGAGCATGTTCCGGAACGACCGGGACCTCGAGCTCTACGTCCTGGAGGAAGAGGCGCTCTACAAGAAAAACTCGGCCGCCTACGAGAGCTACAAGCCCGCTGGCATCCTGCTGACGAAGTATCAACAGAGCGACGATTTCAGGGCGGCCGCACTGCAGTGGCACCGTGAGATCGGCTTCGATGCGGTTGCGCCTGCGTGGGAATACGGCGTCCACGCGTCGGGGGTGCTTGCCGAGACCTTTGGGCTGCGATCGCCTGGACGAAGGGCGCTCGAGGCCTGCACCGACAAACTCGTGCTGCGCGAGATGCTCTCTTCCACATCCATTCGCCAGCCTCGGTGGGCGAGGGTCTCGAGCGTGGATGATGTCGCACGCTTCCATCGCGGAACACCGATCATCCTCAAACCTTCGAACAGACACGCGTCCGTGGGCGTCATCCGCGTGGACGATGCGGCGCACATCGCCGACGCCTGGCAAGAGTGCGTCACCGCCAATGAATCACGTACGGTGGCGGATCGACCTCGCGCCGTGGAGCTCATGGTCGAGGAGTTCGTTCCTGGGTATCAGGTATCCGTGGAAACGCTCGTCCGGGACCGGAAGGTCGTCTTCGACAATGTCTGCCTGATGCTGACGGCAGGCGGGCCTTACTTTCCCATCCTCTCGGTCACCGTTCCGGCGCCCATACCTTCGCACGAATACGAGGCCGCGGTGGCAGCGTCGCACAGCCTGGTCGCGAGCCTCGAGGTCGAGAACGGAATGATCCATTCCGAATGGAAGGTGTGCGATTCACATCCGTACCTCATCGAGAGCGCTGCGCGTGTGCCTGGGGCATTCACCCCTGAGCTCGCAGAAAAAGCCTATGGCGGTTTCAACATGTACAGGGCACAGGTGCGCAACTTGGCCGGGCTGGATCCGCTCCTCCCGGGTCCTGAGCGCTCGATCGCATCGGTGCGCTGGTTTCACCCCCCTAGCGGGAAGTTGAAGGCAATCCACGGGGCCGATGCGCTCGAAGCAGATCCCGCGGTCTTCTTGCGTCGTATCAAGATAGCGCAAGGCGACGAGGTGCCTGTCTGCCGGGACGGATGGCATCGCATCGGCTACTTCGCCGCCCATGCTCCGACGAAGCGTGAGCTCGATGCAACCGTCTCCCGCATCCTGGAGACGGTCGTATTCGACATGGAGCCATCCGCGAACTCGTAG